A genomic stretch from Setaria viridis chromosome 1, Setaria_viridis_v4.0, whole genome shotgun sequence includes:
- the LOC117851352 gene encoding type II inositol polyphosphate 5-phosphatase 15, protein MADPGGATNPFASPSPAAVSSSWDDLPDDFFLSASISSPPAAPAPIPSTSPRPAASPVPHRSASLPPTSTPAPAASASASGSFSDPRSRAPPASHHPHPQPPHLLHPSHSLPAFPAAASRSAAAVWPPPPGPHHSGSLLEFAAAPASRAHRPPARSAARADRPPPLELRPRPPRESQARAALRALACCRDASRGGARLCLWAAGEAGVRAWDLADAFRLPPARQRWGDEAAAPFRESSRTPQALCLVADPGRGVVWSGHADGRVMGWSADPGPDAGECLAWEAHRGPVFALAVSPYGDLWSGSEGGVIKVWYGEAIEKSLVSQREEKRKTSFLVERSSIDLRDMVSDGGACPLPAVDVKLLLSDNSRSKVWSAGYLSFALWDSRTKELLKVVNIDGQVDTRFDILSAQDPCSYETKQTLFSSPRKEKARSPVGFLQRSRNALLGAADAVRRVAVKAGFGDDTRRIEAFTMSTDGMIWTGSANGSLAQWDGSGNRLQEFLHHSSSVQCICSFGTRLWVGYMDGSIQLLDLEGNLLGQWAAHSSPILSMAVGGSYIFTLAGHGGIRGWNLSSPGPLDSILRSELIEKDASYKKFEYMKVLVGSWNVGQEKASYESLRAWLKLPTPEVGVIVVGLQEVDMGAGFLAMSAAKETVGLEGSPNGEWWLDVIGQILKGHSFVRVGSRQMAGLIIAIWVRINLKQFIGDIDNAAVACGLGRAIGNKGAVGLRMRIHDRSICFVNCHFAAHMEAVSRRNEDFDHVFRSMTFSSPSNGLLTTSVSGSGTQLLRGANGSGLPELSDTDMIVFLGDLNYRLSNISYDEAMGLVSRRCFDWLRDNDQLRAEMRSGRVFQGLREGEFKFPPTYKFEKHIAGLSGYDSSEKKRIPAWCDRILYRDSRASSETECSLECPVVGSISLYDSCMEATDSDHKPVKCVFNLDIAHVDKQTMRKKYGEIMTSNKKVRYLLEGMEAFPEVNISTDDIILQDQNPSVVKLQNRSTKELACFEIIGQIPNSSGTPFSGFPSWLKVSPAVGMISPGQSVEVTLQHGQLRSQDYLSGTSGNSSGADQEKAATLLVTVTGVYSTARRDHKIHVQHQNGRDAFPARGYNFADRFFG, encoded by the exons ATGGCGGATCCCGGCGGCGCCACGAACCCCTtcgcctccccgtcccccgccgccgtctcgtCGTCGTGGGACGACCTCCCCGACGACTTCTTCCTCTCCGCCTCCATCTCATCCCCTCCCGCTGCCCCCGCCCCCATTCCCTCCAcctcgccccgccccgccgcctcccctgtgCCCCACCGATccgcctcccttcctcccacctccacccccgcccccgccgcctccgcctcggcctccggTTCCTTCTCCGACCCGCGCAGCCGCGCGCCTCCGGCGTCGCATCACCCGCACCCGCAGCCGCCGCATCTCCTCCACCCCAGCCACTCCCTACCCGCCTtccccgccgcggcctcccgctccgccgccgccgtctggcCCCCTCCCCCGGGGCCACACCACTCGGGCTCCCTCCTGGagttcgccgccgccccggcctcgcGCGCGCACCGCCCTCCCGCCCgctccgcggcgcgcgccgacCGACCGCCCCCGCTCGAgctgcgcccgcgcccgcccagGGAGTCGCAGGCCCGCGCCGCGCTCCGCGCGCTCGCCTGCTGCCGCGATGcttcccgcggcggcgcccgcctgTGCCTGTGGGCCGCGGGCGAGGCCGGTGTCAGGGCGTGGGACCTCGCGGACGCCTTCCGCTTGCCGCCGGCTCGGCAGCGCTGGGGCGACGAGGCAGCCGCGCCCTTCAGGGAGTCGAGCAGGACGCCGCAGGCGCTCTGCCTCGTGGCGGACCCCGGTCGTGGGGTGGTGTGGAGCGGCCACGCGGACGGCCGGGTCATGGGGTGGAGCGCGGATCCTGGACCGGATGCGGGGGAGTGCCTCGCGTGGGAGGCGCACCGTGGGCCGGTCTTCGCGTTGGCCGTCTCTCCCTACG GTGATTTGTGGTCTGGGTCTGAAGGGGGAGTAATCAAAGTATGGTATGGAGAAGCGATTGAGAAGTCACTTGTTTCACAAAGAGAAGAAAAGCGTAAGACCTCCTTTTTAGTTGAAAGATCATCCATTGACCTTAGGGACATGGTCAGTGATGGAGGGGCCTGTCCCTTGCCTGCCGTAGATGTAAAACTTCTATTGTCTGACAATTCTAGATCAAAAGTATGGAGTGCTGGTTACCTCTCATTTGCACTCTG GGATTCACGCACTAAGGAGCTTCTAAAAGTGGTAAATATTGACGGCCAAGTTGATACCCGTTTCGACATCTTATCTGCTCAGGATCCATGTAGCTATGAAACAAAGCAAACCTTATTCTCCTCTCCAAGGAAAGAGAAAGCTCGCAGTCCTGTTGGTTTCTTGCAGAGATCACGAAATGCTTTGTTGGGAGCAGCTGATGCAGTCCGGAGAGTTGCTGTTAAAGCAGGTTTTGGAGATGACACTCGGAGAATAGAAGCATTTACAATGTCGACGGATGGGATGATCTGGACAGGATCTGCAAATGGCTCTCTTGCCCAATGGGATGGTAGTGGTAACCGCTTGCAAGAGTTCCTGCATCATTCATCATCTGTTCAATGCATTTGCAGTTTTGGAACAAGATTATGGGTGGGTTACATGGATGGCAGCATCCAGCTGTTGGACCTTGAAGGAAACTTGTTAGGCCAATGGGCTGCACATAGTAGTCCAATTCTGAGTATGGCTGTTGGAGGTTCATATATCTTTACACTGGCTGGTCATGGAGGAATCCGCGGATGGAACTTGTCATCCCCAGGGCCTCTTGACAGCATTTTGCGTTCAGAGTTGATTGAGAAAGATGCATCATACAAAAAATTTGAATATATGAAAGTATTAGTAGGTTCGTGGAATGTTGGGCAAGAAAAGGCATCCTATGAATCTTTAAGAGCTTGGCTAAAACTCCCGACACCAGAAGTTGGAGTTATTGTAGTTGGATTGCAGGAGGTAGACATGGGTGCTGGTTTTCTTGCAATGTCTGCTGCCAAAGAAACG GTAGGGCTAGAGGGAAGTCCAAATGGAGAGTGGTGGTTGGATGTCATTGGCCAGATTTTGAAGGGCCACTCCTTTGTGCGTGTTGGTTCAAGGCAGATGGCTGGATTAATCATTGCTATATG ggTCAGAATAAATCTTAAGCAGTTTATTGGGGATATTGACAATGCAGCAGTGGCATGTGGATTAGGGCGAGCAATCGGCAACAAG GGAGCAGTAGGATTGAGAATGAGAATACATGATAGAAGCATTTGCTTTGTAAATTGTCATTTTGCTGCACATATGGAAGCTGTGAGCAGAAGGAATGAAGATTTTGACCATGTATTTAGATCAATGACATTTTCTTCCCCTTCCAATGGATTATTGACGACATCAG TTTCTGGTTCTGGTACTCAGCTTCTTCGAGGAGCAAAT GGATCAGGACTGCCCGAATTGTCAGATACAGACATGATTGTGTTTCTTGGTGACCTCAACTACCGGCTTTCTAATATTTCTTATGATGAGGCAATGGGCTTGGTTTCCCGTAGATGCTTTGATTGGCTGAGAGACAATGACCAGCTACGAGCAGAAATGAGATCTGGAAGAGTCTTCCAGGGGTTACGTGAAGGAGAATTCAAGTTCCCCCCTACTTACAAATTTGAGAAACACATAGCAGGCTTATCAG gTTATGATAGTAGTGAGAAAAAGCGCATTCCAGCCTGGTGCGACAGAATCCTATATCGAGACAGCCGAGCTAGTTCGGAAACTGAGTGCTCTTTGGAATGTCCTGTGGTTGGTTCAATATCACT gtaTGACTCTTGCATGGAAGCAACAGACAGTGATCACAAACCTGTAAAATGTGTGTTCAATTTAGATATTGCTCATGTCGACAAGCAAACAATGAGGAAGAAATATGGGGAAATAATGACCTCAAATAAGAAAGTGCGGTACTTGCTTGAGGGTATGGAGGCTTTCCCTGAAGTAAATATCAGCACTGATGATATCATTCTGCAAGATCAAAACCCTTCTGTTGTGAAATTACAAAACAGAAGTACAAAAGAGTTGGCTTGTTTTGAGATCATTGGTCAGATACCAAACTCGTCTGGCACACCTTTTTCAGGTTTCCCTTCTTGGCTGAAG GTTTCTCCAGCAGTTGGTATGATTTCTCCAGGACAATCAGTGGAAGTGACATTGCAACATGGACAACTACGAAGTCAGGACTATCTTTCTGGAACCTCAGGGAATAGTTCTGGAGCTGACCAAGAAAAGGCTGCAACGCTGCTGGTGACGGTCACTGGAGTGTACTCGACAGCCAGGAgagatcacaagatacatgtaCAGCACCAGAACGGCAGGGACGCATTTCCGGCAAGAGGTTACAACTTTGCGGATCGATTCTTTGGTTGA